A single genomic interval of Arthrobacter globiformis harbors:
- a CDS encoding metallophosphoesterase, which produces MPAAVHFTAQGDIGLGAGARNVLDTIGGLRPELNLALGDFPYEAGREQDFCDMVTGKLGGDFPYQVVTGNHESDGHDGDIANIVNCLPNKLPGLQGEYGIQWYADYPERNPLVRFIMVSPGIKFHDGNNLDYSRGSERWRWTAAALDGARSKNIPWTVVGMHTPCLSVGKYDCQAGGDFTNMLIDKKADLVLSAHDHVYQRSHQLGLGEGCPALVPDTFSQGCLADSATMVRGAGTVFATVGTGGKGLYEVNDQDSESRYFATWSGSNHDAALGTLDVTATADRLAAKFVPAEGYTFTDNFGIDRK; this is translated from the coding sequence GTGCCAGCCGCCGTCCACTTCACGGCCCAAGGCGACATCGGGCTGGGCGCGGGAGCCAGGAACGTGCTTGACACGATCGGCGGCCTCCGTCCTGAGCTGAACCTGGCCCTCGGGGACTTCCCCTACGAGGCAGGGCGCGAGCAGGATTTCTGTGACATGGTCACCGGCAAGCTGGGCGGGGACTTTCCCTACCAGGTGGTCACCGGAAACCACGAGAGCGACGGCCATGACGGCGACATCGCAAACATCGTCAACTGCCTGCCCAACAAGCTGCCGGGGCTCCAGGGCGAGTACGGAATCCAGTGGTACGCCGATTACCCGGAACGGAACCCGCTGGTGCGTTTCATCATGGTGTCCCCGGGGATCAAATTCCATGACGGAAACAACCTGGACTATTCGCGGGGCAGTGAGCGGTGGCGCTGGACAGCAGCCGCCTTGGACGGTGCGAGGTCCAAGAACATCCCCTGGACCGTGGTGGGCATGCACACTCCTTGTCTCAGTGTGGGCAAGTATGATTGCCAGGCCGGAGGTGACTTCACGAACATGCTCATCGACAAGAAGGCAGACCTGGTCCTAAGCGCCCACGACCACGTCTATCAACGGAGCCACCAACTGGGGCTGGGCGAGGGCTGCCCGGCACTGGTGCCGGACACATTCTCCCAAGGCTGCCTCGCCGATTCGGCCACCATGGTCCGCGGCGCCGGAACGGTCTTCGCCACAGTCGGAACCGGCGGCAAAGGGCTCTACGAGGTCAACGACCAGGATTCGGAATCCCGCTACTTTGCCACCTGGTCCGGGAGCAACCACGACGCCGCCCTCGGCACGCTGGACGTGACGGCAACCGCTGACCGGCTCGCAGCAAAGTTTGTCCCGGCGGAGGGTTACACCTTTACGGACAACTTCGGCATAGACCGGAAATAG
- a CDS encoding S1 family peptidase, translating to MKIAKILAAATATASAALLAPILCGPPAQATTAREVPVKEVPAPDGDGTLSRDIAGGSTTTASAAPFAAQVSFDSAGTNMGCTGSQIAASWVITAKHCNSTSLRSVRLGTSYLGTGGAVRSVAGRYAAPAGDVLLLKLSTPHYGSYVGLSSSFPATGIPARVYGWGDQSEGSGAMSYYLKAADVSVVWQGVDNYGGPSVRTRSESGHTLSGDSGGPLIVNGKLAGVLSTSDFLPAPNPSKYTGYYNDHASVVRNLAWITSVSGVRGS from the coding sequence TTGAAGATCGCCAAAATTCTGGCTGCCGCCACGGCCACGGCCAGCGCGGCCCTGCTGGCTCCCATCCTCTGCGGCCCGCCGGCGCAGGCCACCACAGCCCGGGAGGTGCCGGTCAAAGAAGTGCCGGCCCCCGACGGTGACGGCACGTTGAGCAGGGACATCGCCGGTGGCAGCACCACCACAGCTTCAGCCGCCCCCTTCGCGGCGCAAGTTTCCTTCGACTCCGCAGGTACCAACATGGGGTGTACCGGCAGCCAGATCGCTGCGAGCTGGGTCATTACGGCCAAGCACTGCAACTCCACGAGCCTGAGGTCGGTCCGCCTGGGCACCAGCTACCTCGGAACCGGAGGAGCCGTCCGTTCGGTTGCCGGGCGCTACGCCGCTCCAGCCGGGGACGTCTTATTGCTGAAGCTGTCCACGCCGCACTACGGCTCCTACGTGGGCCTGTCCAGTTCTTTTCCTGCCACCGGAATACCCGCGAGGGTTTATGGTTGGGGCGATCAGTCCGAGGGTTCCGGCGCCATGTCCTACTACCTCAAAGCGGCCGACGTCTCGGTGGTGTGGCAGGGCGTGGACAACTACGGCGGTCCGTCCGTCCGGACGCGGTCGGAGAGCGGCCATACGCTCAGTGGCGACTCGGGCGGGCCGCTCATCGTGAACGGCAAACTTGCAGGTGTCCTCTCCACATCGGACTTCCTGCCGGCCCCGAACCCCTCGAAGTACACCGGTTACTACAATGACCACGCCTCCGTGGTCCGCAATCTCGCCTGGATCACTAGCGTCT
- a CDS encoding glycosyltransferase family 2 protein, whose product MVIPTLNEAMNLPWVLRRMPSYVDEVVIVDGRSLDSTVDVARALRLDVVVVSEPHAGKGFAVRAGLAAASGDIIVMLDADGSMDPQEIGWFVTPLQHEFDFVKGSRYVTGGGSEDITLLRSAGNRALTRLANVVLHSNYSDLCYGYIAMRRECLQILELASEGFEIETELIVRASRAGLRIAEVPSTELNRISGNSNLHTFRDGWRVLRTLARECVGWEAPTAGARPESLRRVKYRYPSMSLPHIPTDPATVLGLIAGD is encoded by the coding sequence GTGGTGATTCCCACCCTGAACGAAGCCATGAACCTCCCGTGGGTTTTGCGCCGCATGCCCTCCTACGTGGACGAAGTGGTGATCGTCGACGGCCGTTCACTGGACAGCACGGTTGACGTCGCCCGTGCCCTGCGCCTCGACGTGGTGGTGGTCTCGGAACCCCACGCCGGCAAGGGTTTCGCCGTCCGGGCCGGGCTCGCTGCGGCCTCCGGAGACATCATTGTCATGCTGGATGCGGACGGGAGCATGGATCCGCAGGAAATAGGCTGGTTCGTCACCCCGCTGCAGCATGAATTCGACTTCGTCAAGGGCTCCCGGTACGTCACCGGTGGCGGGTCCGAGGACATCACGCTGCTCCGCAGCGCCGGCAACCGGGCCCTGACGCGCCTGGCCAACGTGGTGCTTCATAGCAACTATTCCGACCTCTGCTACGGCTACATCGCCATGCGGCGGGAGTGCCTGCAGATCCTCGAACTGGCGTCGGAAGGGTTCGAAATCGAGACGGAGCTGATCGTCCGCGCGTCCAGGGCTGGCCTGCGGATCGCCGAGGTGCCCAGCACCGAACTCAACCGGATCTCCGGCAATTCCAACCTGCATACATTCCGTGACGGGTGGCGCGTACTGAGGACCCTGGCCCGTGAATGCGTGGGCTGGGAAGCACCCACGGCCGGCGCCCGGCCGGAGTCGCTCAGACGTGTGAAATACAGGTATCCCAGCATGTCCCTCCCCCACATTCCGACGGATCCGGCAACCGTCCTTGGCCTGATAGCAGGTGATTAA
- a CDS encoding glycosyltransferase, whose protein sequence is MNHAEGLPAVSVVICSYTEDRWDRLMAAVESVRAQTVPPQQTIVVVDYNVDLYKRLIFSVDDVVLLENTGPKGLSGARNTGAAAATAGVVAFLDDDAVAAPDWLERLTALYDDPDVLAVGGRVVPEWETSRPAYFGEELDWIVGCTHRGMPKVAAEVRNVIGANMSFRSQVIQVVGGFNTSLGRQNSLPLGCEETEICIRAAIGSPGGRVVYEPAAVVNHYVPAQRGTLNYMLRRGWSEGISKALVSKIVGHKRALGPERRYVRSVLPRAVAAGILGRIRGTDPAGLRRALATLAVLAVTTCGYIRGRRLPLDPTGGGLEPHESHASWREVK, encoded by the coding sequence GTGAACCACGCTGAAGGGCTTCCGGCCGTTTCGGTGGTGATCTGCTCCTACACGGAAGACCGATGGGACCGTCTGATGGCCGCCGTCGAATCCGTCCGCGCCCAAACGGTGCCGCCCCAGCAGACCATCGTGGTGGTCGACTACAACGTTGACCTGTACAAGCGGCTCATCTTTTCGGTCGATGATGTCGTGCTCCTGGAGAACACCGGCCCCAAAGGCCTCTCCGGTGCACGGAACACGGGGGCCGCGGCGGCAACGGCCGGCGTCGTTGCCTTCCTCGATGACGATGCAGTGGCGGCCCCGGACTGGCTGGAGCGACTGACGGCTCTCTACGACGACCCCGATGTGCTGGCCGTGGGCGGACGTGTCGTACCGGAATGGGAAACAAGCCGGCCGGCCTATTTCGGTGAGGAGCTGGACTGGATCGTCGGCTGCACGCACCGCGGAATGCCCAAAGTGGCGGCCGAGGTCCGCAACGTCATCGGCGCCAATATGTCCTTCCGTTCCCAGGTTATCCAGGTGGTGGGTGGTTTCAACACGTCGCTGGGCCGGCAGAACTCGCTGCCTTTGGGCTGCGAGGAGACGGAAATCTGTATCCGCGCTGCCATAGGTTCGCCGGGCGGCCGCGTGGTGTACGAACCGGCGGCCGTGGTGAACCATTACGTCCCTGCGCAGCGGGGCACGCTGAACTACATGCTGCGGCGCGGCTGGTCTGAGGGAATATCAAAAGCCCTGGTCAGCAAGATCGTCGGCCACAAGCGCGCCCTGGGGCCCGAACGCCGGTACGTCCGCAGCGTGTTGCCCCGTGCCGTGGCCGCGGGCATCCTGGGCAGGATCCGGGGAACGGACCCAGCCGGTCTGCGCCGGGCACTGGCCACCTTGGCCGTGCTGGCCGTAACTACTTGCGGGTACATCCGGGGACGCCGACTGCCCCTTGATCCCACGGGCGGGGGCCTCGAGCCGCACGAGTCCCACGCCAGCTGGAGGGAAGTCAAATGA
- a CDS encoding glycoside hydrolase family 16 protein — translation MASTPAHGNQQKHRVWRFAALAAVVMLTACAPVAKEAQRLPLDRLPETQPSAVGPSAKSQSPATPSPAKASAAAPTAAAPTAAAPSAVARAAAEPTATAPSTAAPSAARRPTPGQPVPAVDPAVHKLPVGDLPGWKQVFVEDFEGGDVPIGAFPGPAYIDKWSAGYKDGWPDSAGQTGQPSRYYPSKVLSVKNGMLDWYLHTENGISMGAAPTPKIPNATTNPPRANSLLYGRYSVRFKADPLKGFKTAWLLWPDSKMWPRDGEIDFPESDLATSSFYGAVHKMGKDPRDTDVFYANASFTSWHVATMEWTPGKVEFFLDGHSLGAGTSRVPNTPMHYILQTESCMFNVCPKPGTAGHLHLDWIAIWKRA, via the coding sequence ATGGCCTCCACCCCAGCGCACGGTAACCAGCAAAAACACCGCGTATGGCGGTTCGCCGCGCTCGCCGCGGTGGTGATGCTCACCGCATGCGCTCCCGTGGCCAAGGAAGCGCAGCGGCTGCCGTTGGACCGACTGCCCGAGACGCAACCCTCAGCGGTCGGGCCGTCTGCCAAGTCACAGTCGCCGGCTACGCCCTCTCCCGCCAAGGCCTCTGCGGCGGCACCAACTGCAGCGGCTCCAACTGCAGCGGCACCGTCTGCAGTGGCACGGGCGGCAGCTGAACCAACTGCAACTGCGCCGTCCACGGCGGCACCATCGGCGGCACGGCGGCCCACCCCGGGGCAGCCGGTGCCTGCCGTCGACCCGGCGGTGCACAAGTTGCCTGTAGGCGATTTGCCCGGCTGGAAGCAGGTCTTCGTGGAGGACTTTGAAGGCGGCGACGTTCCGATTGGCGCATTTCCCGGCCCGGCCTACATTGATAAGTGGAGTGCCGGCTATAAGGACGGGTGGCCCGATTCCGCAGGCCAGACCGGCCAGCCTTCACGCTACTATCCATCCAAGGTCCTCAGTGTGAAGAACGGGATGCTGGACTGGTACCTGCACACGGAGAACGGCATCTCAATGGGGGCCGCGCCTACTCCCAAGATTCCGAATGCCACCACCAACCCTCCCCGCGCCAACAGCCTCCTCTACGGCAGGTACTCCGTCCGGTTCAAGGCAGATCCCCTGAAAGGCTTCAAGACAGCCTGGCTCCTGTGGCCGGACAGCAAGATGTGGCCCCGGGACGGAGAAATTGACTTCCCGGAAAGCGACCTGGCTACATCCTCGTTTTACGGAGCAGTGCACAAGATGGGCAAGGACCCGCGCGACACAGATGTCTTCTATGCCAATGCTTCGTTTACCTCCTGGCACGTCGCCACTATGGAGTGGACGCCGGGAAAGGTCGAGTTCTTCCTTGACGGCCACTCGCTCGGAGCAGGCACCTCCCGAGTGCCGAACACCCCCATGCATTACATACTCCAAACGGAATCCTGCATGTTCAATGTGTGTCCCAAACCCGGGACGGCAGGGCACCTCCACCTGGACTGGATCGCTATCTGGAAACGCGCCTAG
- a CDS encoding glycosyltransferase has product MSELEVSVVVPARNAARWLGECLESIRAEKPREIIVVDGCSTDNTMEIARSMGARVISDEGRGLPAARMLGVENACSDLVALIDADVVLPPGALGGLLDEFKACGYDGLQFGLVSEADGPGYWGAALAWHHMHSRVRSWFGVCATLMRRKVLLSVAFDETFRSGEDIELRIRLEEAGYRLGVSSITAVRHRFMDTFDAARDQWLQDGAGLARTVRKHPGRAGWLVVLPLLAAIRGAGLSLLHAPRFLAYWACFLVYNYRSMFGELLRPPGTGLSVGGNAAWLTAARVAPMATGFLFWALAAIMLPPAQLGMGSAVVAAALLTVHLGMLGVGPATLTLLPEQSDGGRRLIASSLLTVGVSTVVLSGAVAAVTYGLGSGVGLAWTDPVITGMFAATALFAAVAYQLDHVGVAQERADRALVRSLTQSLVQLAVLAFAMAAGIREVAVVVGAVGAGALASAVLGLRQLNRAGVSPDWKHGLRVGPALRLLKPGLPNHALMLADRAPRYLLPLIVAATLGPAATASWYMAWMMASAVFFFPQSSGFSLQTALAGGRSRPGLVSSALKASLALTSVAGAMLLIAGPYLLGFLGAEYAATAILLPVLVPALLLGCVTQVYFGLCRAQGRLAEATAVAVFAAVLVVGTASLGAREFGLLGVAALWSAAQASAALIAIWRLRKLTPATLPAAGPNTPAASGARGF; this is encoded by the coding sequence GTGAGCGAGCTCGAAGTGTCCGTGGTGGTTCCCGCGCGGAATGCGGCGCGGTGGCTGGGCGAATGCCTGGAGTCCATCCGCGCCGAAAAGCCGCGGGAGATTATCGTGGTGGACGGCTGCTCTACGGACAACACGATGGAGATCGCACGGTCCATGGGCGCCCGCGTCATCTCGGACGAGGGCCGCGGGTTGCCGGCAGCGCGGATGCTGGGTGTCGAGAACGCCTGTTCCGACCTCGTAGCACTGATCGACGCCGACGTCGTCCTTCCGCCGGGCGCCTTGGGCGGTCTCCTGGACGAGTTCAAGGCCTGCGGCTACGACGGGCTCCAGTTCGGCCTGGTCAGCGAGGCGGACGGGCCCGGATACTGGGGTGCGGCCTTGGCCTGGCACCACATGCACAGCCGGGTCCGCTCCTGGTTCGGCGTGTGCGCCACCCTCATGCGAAGGAAGGTCCTGCTGTCCGTGGCGTTCGATGAGACCTTCCGCTCCGGCGAGGACATCGAGCTCAGGATCAGGCTCGAAGAGGCGGGCTACCGCCTTGGCGTTTCCAGCATCACGGCGGTGCGGCACCGGTTCATGGACACATTCGACGCCGCCCGGGACCAGTGGCTCCAGGACGGCGCCGGGCTGGCCCGCACGGTCCGCAAGCACCCAGGCCGCGCCGGCTGGCTTGTGGTGCTGCCGCTGCTGGCCGCCATCCGCGGCGCCGGCTTGTCGCTGCTGCATGCGCCCCGGTTCCTTGCGTACTGGGCCTGCTTCCTCGTGTACAACTACAGGTCGATGTTCGGCGAGCTCCTGCGGCCGCCCGGCACCGGCCTGTCCGTGGGCGGGAACGCCGCCTGGCTGACCGCCGCCCGGGTGGCCCCGATGGCCACCGGTTTCCTCTTCTGGGCGTTGGCGGCGATCATGTTGCCGCCCGCGCAGCTCGGCATGGGTTCTGCGGTGGTGGCCGCGGCCCTCCTGACCGTGCATCTCGGGATGCTGGGGGTCGGGCCGGCCACGCTTACGCTGCTTCCCGAACAGTCCGACGGCGGCCGCCGGCTGATTGCCAGCAGCCTCCTCACCGTCGGGGTTTCCACAGTCGTGTTGTCCGGTGCAGTGGCGGCGGTGACCTACGGGCTGGGGTCTGGCGTGGGCTTGGCCTGGACCGATCCCGTCATAACCGGGATGTTCGCCGCGACGGCACTGTTCGCCGCGGTCGCGTATCAGCTGGACCACGTGGGCGTAGCGCAGGAACGCGCTGACCGCGCACTGGTCAGGAGCCTGACCCAAAGCCTGGTGCAACTGGCTGTGCTGGCCTTTGCCATGGCCGCCGGCATCCGGGAAGTGGCAGTGGTGGTGGGGGCGGTGGGCGCCGGCGCCCTGGCCAGTGCGGTCCTCGGGCTGCGCCAGCTCAACCGTGCCGGGGTGTCACCGGACTGGAAGCACGGGCTCCGGGTCGGCCCGGCCCTGCGGCTGCTGAAGCCGGGCCTGCCGAACCATGCACTGATGCTCGCAGACCGCGCCCCCCGCTATCTCCTTCCACTGATCGTGGCCGCTACCCTCGGCCCGGCCGCAACCGCGTCCTGGTACATGGCGTGGATGATGGCTTCCGCGGTCTTCTTCTTTCCTCAGTCTTCCGGGTTCTCCCTGCAGACCGCGCTGGCCGGAGGCAGGTCAAGGCCTGGGCTGGTGTCCTCCGCACTCAAGGCCAGCCTCGCCCTCACTTCCGTCGCCGGGGCGATGTTGCTCATAGCTGGCCCCTACCTTCTCGGTTTCCTTGGCGCGGAGTACGCGGCCACCGCCATCCTGCTTCCTGTCCTGGTGCCGGCGTTGCTGCTGGGCTGCGTGACTCAGGTTTACTTCGGGCTATGCCGGGCGCAAGGCCGCCTCGCCGAGGCCACAGCCGTAGCTGTCTTCGCTGCCGTCCTTGTCGTGGGGACAGCCTCGCTTGGCGCCCGCGAATTCGGCCTCCTCGGCGTCGCAGCGCTCTGGTCCGCCGCCCAGGCGTCAGCGGCTTTGATTGCCATCTGGCGTCTCAGGAAGCTGACTCCCGCAACGCTTCCAGCGGCTGGGCCGAACACACCGGCAGCGAGTGGTGCACGAGGTTTCTGA